One Panicum virgatum strain AP13 chromosome 9K, P.virgatum_v5, whole genome shotgun sequence genomic region harbors:
- the LOC120649932 gene encoding uncharacterized protein LOC120649932, with amino-acid sequence MYSQTLRAASSTGLGFALGRGGGGRAAAPGLVVPAAGAARGRSVSATPAAEAPVPGDQGVAMEQPKQQQPQVPPQDAGGKSKRDDMHKTTGDVMTHSFGEGYSTRSDEEGFGGVYGGNDPVEHPGTEIHPSHPEYDTTQGSEVKEKEKARHLKDEKHAT; translated from the exons ATGTACTCGCAGACGCTCCGGGCGGCTAGCAGCACGGGACTCGGGTTCGCGCtcggcaggggaggcggcgggcgtgcCGCGGCGCCGGGCCTGGTGGTGCCCGCCGCAGGAGCGGCCCGCGGGAGGAGCGTCtccgcgacgccggcggccgagGCGCCCGTGCCCGGGGACCAGGGCGTCGCCATGGAGCagccgaagcagcagcagccgcaggtgCCCCCGCAGGACGCCGGGGGCAAGAGCAAGCGCGACGACATGCACAAGACCACCGG GGACGTAATGACCCACTCGTTCGGGGAGGGGTACTCGACGCGCTCCGACGAGGAGGGGTTCGGCGGCGTGTACGGCGGGAACGACCCGGTCGAGCACCCCGGCACGGAGATCCACCCCAGCCATCCCG AGTACGACACGACGCAGGGGTCGGaggtgaaggagaaggagaaggcgcgCCACCTCAAGGACGAGAAGCACGCCACCTAG
- the LOC120649933 gene encoding SCARECROW-LIKE protein 7-like: MAYMCADSGNLMAIAQQVIQQQQQQQQQQHQRHHHHHHLPPPPMQLPPRQAPPMPPAPAPPHGQIPAAALPYAGGAWAHSEHFFSDTFVGASAADAVFSDLAAAADFDSDVWMDSLIGDPPFADSDLDRLIFTTPPPPIPVSAPAAAPVDVAGQPEAAAPAPLPQPAAVVAPAACSSPSSLDASCSEPVLQSLLSCSRTAAADPALAAVELVKVRAAASDDGDPAERVAFYFADALARRLACGAGAQPSTTASDARFVSDELTLCYKTLNDACPYSKFAHLTANQAILEATGTATKIHIVDFGIVQGIQWAALLQALATRPEGKPSRVRISGVPSPYLGPKPAASLAATSARLRDFAKLLGVDFEFLPLLRPVDELDRSDFSVEPDEAVAVNFMLQLYHLLGDSDERVRRVLRLAKSLRPSVVTLGEYEVSLNRAGFVDRFANALCYYKPVFESLDVAMARDSSERVRVERCMFGERIRRAVGPEEGAERTDRMAASREWQTLMEWCGFEPVKLSNYARSQAEFLLWNYDAKYKYSLVELPPAFLSLAWEKRPLLTVSAWR, from the coding sequence ATGGCGTACATGTGCGCGGACAGCGGCAACCTCATGGCCATCGCGCAGCAGGtgatccagcagcagcagcagcagcagcaacagcagcaccaGAGgcaccatcaccaccaccacctgccaccgccgccgatgCAGCTCCCGCCGCGCCAGGCGCCGCCGATgccgccggccccggcgcccCCGCACGGCCAGATCCCTGCGGCCGCGCTGCCGTacgccggcggcgcgtgggcCCACTCGGAACACTTCTTCTCCGACACGTTCGTCGGGGCGTCCGCGGCCGACGCGGTGTTctcggacctcgccgccgccgcggacttCGACTCCGATGTGTGGATGGACAGCCTCATAGGGGACCCGCCGTTCGCGGACTCCGACCTCGACCGCCTCATCTtcaccaccccgccgccgcccatcccaGTCTCCGCCCCGGCTGCGGCCCCCGTCGACGTGGCGGGCCAGCCCGAGGCCGCAGCTCCGGCGCCGCTTCCCCAGCCTGCCGCCGTGGTCGCGCCGGCAGCGTGTTCCTCCCCGAGCTCCCTGGACGCGTCCTGCTCCGAGCCCGTCCTCCAGTCCCTCCTCTCCTGCTCCCGTACCGCCGCCGCTGACCCGGCGCTTGCTGCCGTGGAGCTCGTGAaggtgcgcgccgccgcctccgacgaTGGGGATCCCGCGGAGCGCGTGGCGTTCTACTTCGCGGacgcgctcgcccgccgcctcGCGTGCGGAGCCGGGGCGCAACCCTCGACGACGGCGTCGGACGCGCGGTTCGTCTCCGACGAGCTCACGCTTTGTTACAAAACGCTCAATGACGCCTGCCCCTACTCCAAGTTCGCGCACCTGACCGCCAACCAGGCCATCCTGGAGGCCACGGGCACGGCGACCAAGATCCATATCGTTGACTTCGGGATCGTGCAGGGTATCCAATGGGCGGCGCTGCTTCAGGCACTGGCCACTCGCCCCGAGGGGAAGCCATCCCGGGTACGTATCTCCGGTGTACCCTCACCGTACTTGGGGCCGAAGCCTGCGGCCTCCCTCGCTGCAACCAGTGCCCGTCTCCGCGACTTCGCCAAGCTTCTCGGGGTGGACTTCGAGTTTCTCCCATTGCTGCGGCCAGTGGACGAGCTGGATCGGTCGGATTTCTCTGTTGAGCCTGATGAGGCCGTGGCAGTAAATTTCATGCTCCAGCTGTACCACCTTCTTGGCGACTCTGATGAGCGGGTGCGGCGAGTCCTCCGGCTCGCCAAATCGCTTCGTCCATCAGTAGTTACCCTCGGGGAGTATGAGGTTAGTCTGAACCGAGCTGGGTTCGTCGACCGGTTTGCCAATGCACTGTGCTATTACAAGCCAGTGTTTGAGTCATTGGATGTGGCGATGGCACGGGACTCGTCGGAAAGGGTGAGAGTGGAGCGATGTATGTTTGGGGAGCGCATTCGGAGGGCTGTTGGACCAGAGGAAGGCGCGGAGAGGACTGATAGGATGGCAGCTAGCAGGGAGTGGCAGACGCTGATGGAGTGGTGCGGCTTTGAGCCCGTCAAGCTCAGCAACTACGCCAGGAGCCAGGCTGAATTTTTGCTGTGGAACTACGATGCAAAGTACAAGTATTCACTTGTTGAGCTGCCACCAGCATTCTTGTCCCTGGCATGGGAGAAGCGGCCGCTGCTCACCGTGTCTGCTTGGCGGTGA